ATAGTCGCGCAGCAGCCAATAAGCGATGGCTGCCATCGCGAGAATGAAGGGCAGCGCGATGCCAAGAACACGCAGGAGAAGCCCGAGACTAAATCGCAGCACCCGTGGAAAGCGAGGAACGACGAAAGCAAGTCCGCGCCGGACGGCGGGAAGGACGCGCATCTCGCGGATGGCCAGGGTGTGCATCATCACCACAACATCCAGTACTGCGGCGGCGATGCCGATGCTGATGGCGGCCAGCGCGATGCATGCGCCGGCTGGCGTCAACACGAGCCGGGCGATGTCCTGATCGGTCACGGCGCTACGACCGGAGAAGCCGACGACGGCACCCAGAAGCAGTCCGATCAATGGCACGAACAGCGCCGAAGCGGCCAGCCGAACGGTGAGGTGCGTCGCCGTGAAGGGCAGGAGATAGGCGAACGCGACCCGGAAATGGGTGGCGACTTTGGACAGTACCACCACCGCCTTGTCGACAACACCGCTCGCCTGGTCTCCTTGATCGCTTCGTACGTTCATCGGGGACAGCCTGGGTTGTAGAGGACTATATCAGGGAGCGGTCTGGCGTCCACTCATATGCGCGACAACGATACCACTGCGGCGGCCAGCATCGCGTTCGGATCAAATTTACTTGCTCTCCCCTCGTGAGTTCAACACTTGATCAGGCTTGCCACCTGCTGAGTAGTACTGAAGTGCGGCGCGGATGTTGGAGAACAGTCGTTCGCGGCCGAGGTGGTCAGCGAAACCGGAAGCCCGAACATAACTCAGCACGTCCGGATTCAAGCCAGCCAGCCAGACCGTGACACCTTGCCCAGTGAGACGCCGTTCGCCCTCAACTAGCATCTGAAGAGCGGAGTACTCGATGTCAAAGACCCTGCTCATGTCCAGCGCGACGATCCGCGGCTGATGCTTGGCGACCAGGGCCTGGACCTGATCAGCGACCTGTTGGGCGTTCGCAAAGAAAAGGCGGCCCTCGGGCCGGAGGATCAGGAGTCCTTCGAATGTCTCGTCATCAGGATGCTCTGGTGACACTGGCCGCAGGAAGTCGACTCCGCGTTTGCGGCCAATCACGTAGACCTTGGGCTTCACCGATTGACTAGCCAGTCCGATGAGGGAAAGGACGATCGCAACGATGATACCCTGAAGGGTGCCGAAAAAGAGTACTCCCAAGAAGGCCGCGAGCGCCCAGCGAAACTCCATCCGTCGGACTCTGCGAACGGACACAAACTCGGCCGGCCTGATGAGCCCGACCGAGTACACAATCACAATCGCGGCGAGTACTGCCTGCGGCAATAAACCAATTAGCGGGGCCAAGACCAGCATTGTGGCAGCTGCCGCACCGGCAGTGACCAGAGATGCCTTTTGCGAGTGTCCGCCGACAGCGCGAACCACTGCTGTCTGCGAAGTACCGCCCCCCGCCGGCATTGCGCCGAAGAATGCGCCGGCCAGGTTGGCGGCTCCCGTTGCCAATAGTTCGCGGTTCGGTCTGATGGCCGGCTCGTCGGGGGCGGCGAAGGCTCGGCCCGCTGCGATTGTTTCGGTAAAGCTCATCAAGGCAATTCCGAGGGCACCGGGCAAAAGTTCAGTGACAAGCCCAGGACTGGGAAGGGTGATCGAAGGGAGCGACTGTGGAATGGGCCCCACGGTAGCAACGCCCAACGCATTCAGACCCACAAGCCAGGAAAGCCCGATGCCTAAGCCTACGATTGCGAGGGGAGCCGGCGAATGGGGCCAGCGTCGCTCCATCGCAAACAATGCGACGAGTGCCGCCCCGGCAATTGCCGCTGTAAGCAACGAGGTGTCAGGCAGATGGCTCACCACACTCAGAATATCCCGGAAGAAGCCTTCCTTGGTGATATGTATTCCGAGCAGCTTCGGTATCTGATCAAGTAATATGACGAGTCCTATGCCAGCCTTGAAGCCCGTCAGAACGGGTGAGGAAATGAAGTTGGCAATGAAGCCGAAGCGCAGCGCGAAAGCCACGATCAGAAGGGCGCCGGTCAGGGCGGTAAGTGTCGCGGTTGCCAAGACCAGCTTGCCAGGATCTCCGTCCGGAACGACAAGCCCGAGTTGTGTTCCGACGAGGATCGCAAGTGTGGTCGTCGAACTGACGCTCAGCACCCGCGACGTGCCAAGCAGCGCATAAACGATCATCGGCACGAAGGCCGTGTAGAGCCCGACGATAACCGGCAGGCCGGCAACGGTCGCGTAGGCCATTGCTTTGGGTAAGACGACGGCCGCAGCGGTCAGGCCTGCAACAACATCGAGGTGAAACCCTCCAGTGGATGAGGCGATGCGGTGATCGTTGCTGTCCACAGGCTGCATCCCAGAAGCATACCATCGGACGAGGCCGGTGACGATGCCCTGGATTGTCAGCTTATTGAGCCGGGACACGAACGGTGGAGGTTTGAGCATAACCCACCTGCATGGGTAATCCCTGCCACATTGTGGGAAAAACAGTCGCAAAAATGGCAAGCCCCGAATTCATAGAAGTGCTACAAACCTCAAACAGGCACTTTCCCGACCAAACTCGAAGCTGAGGATTAGGCCACACAAGTCGCGGGCGAATCCTTCGCTGAGAGTAAGGAGGATGCGCGATGTCTACGAACGGTGCAGGGTTTGGTCGAGCCGTCTTCGGCTACCTTAAGGCAACGATCATTGGTGGAATGCTCTTTCTTCTGCCGATTGTTCTTCTCGCGTTAGTTCTCGGCAAGGCAATGCACGCAGCAGCCAAAATTGCAAAACCGGCTATTTCCCATCTCCCGCCCACATTCCTCGGGATTGGAATGGCCTCACTGTTGGCAGCATTGATTTTGATCGTCGTCTCGCTAGGTGCCGGACTCTTAGCTCGGACACGATACGGCAAGGCAACCCTGCAGTGGTTTGAAAATTCGCTATTTGGCGGCTTGCCGCAGTATCAGCTAGTCAAGAGTCTTGGCGAGGGCCTCGCTCATGTTGAGGATGCTGAAAGCGTAAAGCCGGTCCTTGTGTCGATCGAGGACGGTTGGCAGATCGGTTACTTGCTGGAAGGTTTGGAAGCCGACTGGGTCGCGGTGTTTTTGCCGCAGGCACCAACACCAATGTCCGGCAATGTGATGTATCTTCCTGCCAATCGGACGCTGCCGCTCAATATATCCATGGCACAAGCGATGTCGCTCGTGAAGCGGATTGGGGTAGGTTCCGGGCAGGCCCTGAAGGGAATGAACTTGTCTCGGGACGGCTAACGCGGAACCTTCAGGAAGGGAGCCGGCGTGTGAAGGCGGATGGAAAGGAAGTCGCCACCGCCAAAGTAGCGAACATCATTCCGCTCATCGTGACGGTCGACGAGACATTAGAGCATCGGACCGAAAAGTGCGAAGCGGTTTTCGGAGAATCCGATGCGCAAATCGAAGAGTTGGAGCGCCGGACCGATTCCACGTGAGCGTCCGGCGCTCTAGATGTCGGCGTCGACACGTGGACGGGGTCAATGACAAGGACTATCCAGCTCCCGTTTCGCTTCAAGGGCAATCAATCAAGCGAAGACGTGTCGCAATATCGAAAGATATCGCGAGCGTCTTTACGGCTGCGACTACCGATGAGGTTTTCTACGGTTCTTCCCAGATTGCGACATAGGGGCTCGCGCTGTTGACAGTTGGACGCAGGGACCAGACGCCACCCAGATCGATGGCAACTCATCTCAAAACCATCACGCTCTGCTCAAAGCCAACCGAAAATGGACCTCTAAGCCTGCTTG
This genomic stretch from Nordella sp. HKS 07 harbors:
- a CDS encoding DUF502 domain-containing protein, encoding MSTNGAGFGRAVFGYLKATIIGGMLFLLPIVLLALVLGKAMHAAAKIAKPAISHLPPTFLGIGMASLLAALILIVVSLGAGLLARTRYGKATLQWFENSLFGGLPQYQLVKSLGEGLAHVEDAESVKPVLVSIEDGWQIGYLLEGLEADWVAVFLPQAPTPMSGNVMYLPANRTLPLNISMAQAMSLVKRIGVGSGQALKGMNLSRDG
- a CDS encoding SulP family inorganic anion transporter, with translation MQPVDSNDHRIASSTGGFHLDVVAGLTAAAVVLPKAMAYATVAGLPVIVGLYTAFVPMIVYALLGTSRVLSVSSTTTLAILVGTQLGLVVPDGDPGKLVLATATLTALTGALLIVAFALRFGFIANFISSPVLTGFKAGIGLVILLDQIPKLLGIHITKEGFFRDILSVVSHLPDTSLLTAAIAGAALVALFAMERRWPHSPAPLAIVGLGIGLSWLVGLNALGVATVGPIPQSLPSITLPSPGLVTELLPGALGIALMSFTETIAAGRAFAAPDEPAIRPNRELLATGAANLAGAFFGAMPAGGGTSQTAVVRAVGGHSQKASLVTAGAAAATMLVLAPLIGLLPQAVLAAIVIVYSVGLIRPAEFVSVRRVRRMEFRWALAAFLGVLFFGTLQGIIVAIVLSLIGLASQSVKPKVYVIGRKRGVDFLRPVSPEHPDDETFEGLLILRPEGRLFFANAQQVADQVQALVAKHQPRIVALDMSRVFDIEYSALQMLVEGERRLTGQGVTVWLAGLNPDVLSYVRASGFADHLGRERLFSNIRAALQYYSAGGKPDQVLNSRGESK